One window of the Chanodichthys erythropterus isolate Z2021 chromosome 2, ASM2448905v1, whole genome shotgun sequence genome contains the following:
- the ptpn23a gene encoding tyrosine-protein phosphatase non-receptor type 23, translating to MEAVPRMPMIWLDLKEAGEFQFSPSVKQFILKNYGEDPDNYNEQLKKLEQLRQSAVNVTRDFEGCSTLRKYFGQLHYLQSRVPLGLGQEAAVPISWTEIFSGKTVTHEDICYEQACILYNLGALHSMLGAMDNRVSEEGMKVSCTHFQCSAGAFTYLRDHFSHNFSVDMSHQILNLNINLMLGQAQECLLEKSMLDNRKSFLVARISAQVVDYYKEACRALENSETVSMLGKIQKDWKKLVQMKIYYFAAVAHLHMGKQAEEQQKYGERVAYLQSSIDKLNEAIKLAKGQPDSVQEALRFTMDVIGGKFNSAKKDNDFIYHESVPSLETLTSVKGAPLVKALPVNPTDPSVTGPDIFAKLVPMSAHEASSLYSEEKAKLLRDVMAKIDGKNETLEQFMDSLGLDPESVDNMEMYNTLPSVLMEKCAALSVRPDTVKNLIQSMQVLSGVFTDVEASLREIRDVLDEDEAEERRLEEAAGKQALPDRPSTLAELRRDLEKYLEAHEKASFTNTELHRAMNLHISNLRLLGGPLDTLREALPRPQLSEDEMAGLQTMKRILSKVQEMRDQRSSLEKQLRDLIQQDDITTALVTTERADMKKLFEEQLKKYEQVKVYIDQNLAAQENILKALTEANVQYATVRKGLTETEHKWNSTVQMLVASYEAYEDLMKKSQEGKEFYEDLETKSSRLLERAKTVCKARKEERQAIMERELKQKAPQRPTAPKPPQKKGQSVDLANSDDPELAELNAAILALGGDLPEELRSLPPELAIPPSGHPATLSGAAASSILRWSGASSALLFAQPRFPPNLPPPEVLAQISRFPPPHSFSPSLPQSLLTQQQFPQMPNPQVLPPPSVSGYCPPSSQNQPGPPVTPVRPSTTTVDSVQTPIPSYSPASAQAVMPPPGQHQPMPPVSSVYAAPPQMAPHVQYMQQPGVPMGQPPQAMPAPHSQPQPRQVFAQQGGQSQPQPFYPSVPNQQQIPRPLTVPQPPQHTQPQFPPYIAQIRQPGPPSFQQPQIQGQFGAPATHMQPHHGYSPVSFVPKSQPSQVNTVTPGQMSHPGISPQMPPHPQPVPPVSMAHLAHVNQQMPPSSQPVPSMSMPHLAHVNQQIPPSSQPVPSVSMPHLAHVKQQIPPASQTQTPPVINQMPHASHPQIHPSSHHLGPAPHMQIPPASKQMPPPQQPQMLVPSTHMSPPSHPQMPAVSQPLSHCPQSQIIPSHQSNQQPAYPTVPPRATVPVQPQVPHGPLSSHVQMHPSTPSQHQNHPHPQILPHSCPPALPHNIYKSQQTIPPSSAPLSFPGGIPMVPNQAVASLQPQSQPSTSQSLAPQQLPPGGPLSYAVPQGGNIPPGPMQHPVAAAPPGPQCMIPPSSGAPGAPQPHVLPSPAPSPSPSPGPPSLGMVTQRPSPALTPVGGAALPQSSVQAPTPTGPIPPPDSTLFQRQNSSTDDLLSSSPESQHGGTKDTANVLLPTKADPQEEHHRKKAEGVRLIQGDPYQAPERVSKLSAQLERFRSTVQSLERPTGKGGLSELDIQWKELQEQQEKDTRQLSIAIARCYTMKNRHQDVMPYDCNRVVLHSGKDDYINASFIEDLSAYCPRLIATQAPLTGTAADFWLMVYEQKVSVIVMLVSEQELEKQKVLRYFPSERGQQLAQGPITLTLTTQKSTPTHIERMIGLQYRDQSLRRTVVHLQFTSWPELGLPESKSNLICFIQEVHGHYLLQRPLHTPVVVHCSSGVGRTGAFCLLYAALQEIEAGNGIPDLIQLVRKMRQQRKNMLQEKLHLKFCYEAVLKHTEQVLQRHGIITSSCTRTPNNIALKSYSRQESQDIVLGGDMPISSIQATVAKLSIRPPSIEHEQEPSQDQIPSASEAASIGEPDPTDMSIQPSQDPLYYEAMPDSISPPLSCTSSPGKTQSPSPSSSHGNGFTGSTPASPISNHHHSAEAAPCAPSPPTSSSLDLLASLTPEAFTLDSAHRGKQRFSKQSFLQPQEGKGLQGPPEGDDPLSSLDPLWSLNKS from the exons ATGGAAGCCGTGCCGCGAATGCCGATGATTTGGCTGGATCTGAAGGAGGCTGGAGAGTTTCAGTTCAGCCCGTCTGTCAAACAG TTCATACTGAAGAACTATGGGGAAGATCCTGACAATTATAATGAGCAGTTGAAGAAACTGGAGCAACTCAGACAG AGTGCTGTGAATGTCACACGAGACTTTGAGGGCTGCAGTACCTTAAGGAAGTACTTCGGGCAGCTGCATTATCTTCAGAGTCGTGTGCCTCTGGGATTGGGGCAGGAAGCCGCTGTCCCTATCTCCTG GACAGAGATATTTTCTGGAAAGACAGTAACCCATGAAGACATCTGCTATGAGCAGGCCTGCATCCTTTATAATTTGG GAGCACTCCATTCGATGTTGGGAGCCATGGACAACAGGGTGTCTGAAGAG GGAATGAAAGTATCTTGCACACACTTTCAGTGCTCAGCTGGAGCGTTCACATACCTGCGAGATCACTTCAGCCACAACTTCAGTGTGGACATGAGTCACCAGATCCTCAATCTCAACATTAATCTCATGCTG GGTCAGGCCCAAGAGTGCCTGTTGGAAAAATCAATGTTGGACAACCGGAAGAGCTTTCTTGTTGCTCGAATAAGTGCCCAG GTGGTGGACTATTACAAAGAGGCGTGCAGAGCTCTGGAGAACTCCGAAACAGTTTCAATGTTGGGAAAGATCCAGAAAGACTGGAAGAAATTAGTACAAATGAAGATTTACTACTTTGCTGCAGTTGCTCAT TTGCACATGGGGAAACAGGCTGAAGAGCAGCAGAAATATGGAGAGAGG GTTGCTTACCTTCAAAGCTCGATAGACAAACTCAATGAAGCAATTAAGCTGGCCAAGGGTCAGCCAGACAGTGTACAGGAAGCCCTTCGATTTACCATGGATGTAATTGGGGGAAA ATTTAATTCTGCCAAAAAAGACAATGACTTCATTTACCATGAATCTGTGCCATCTCTGGAGACGTTGACCTCTGTGAAAG GTGCCCCATTGGTGAAAGCTTTGCCTGTAAACCCAACAGACCCTAGTGTCACTGGCCCAGACATTTTCGCAAAGCTGGTGCCAATGTCTGCCCACGAGGCCTCCTCTCTTTACAG TGAAGAGAAGGCCAAGCTGCTACGGGATGTCATGGCAAAAATAGATGGCAAGAATGAGACATTAGA GCAGTTCATGGACTCTCTCGGTCTGGACCCAGAGTCAGTGGACAATATGGAGATGTATAATACCCTTCCGTCTGTGCTGATGGAAAAATGTGCTGCGTTGAGTGTGAGACCTGACACTGTAAAAAATCTCATCCAATCAATGCAGG TCCTCTCAGGTGTGTTCACTGATGTGGAAGCCTCTCTGCGGGAGATTCGAGATGTTTTGGATGAGGATGAGGCAGAGGAGAGAAGACTAGAAGAGGCTGCGGGAAAGCAGGCTTTACCAGATCGCCCGTCAACACTGGCCGAGCTGCGGAGGGACTTGGAAAAGTATTTGGAAGCCCATGAGAAAGCCAGCTTCACCAACACAGAACTTCATCGGGCCATGAATCTGCACATCAGCAATCTCAGACTCCTCGGTGGTCCACTAGACACTCTTAGAGAGGCATTGCCGAGACCTCAACTTAGTGAGG ATGAGATGGCAGGTCTCCAGACTATGAAGAGAATTCTGAGTAAAGTGCAAGAAATGCGGGATCAACGAAGCTCCCTGGAGAAGCAGCTTAGAGACCTGATTCAGCAGGATGACATCACTACTGCTCTGGTCACTACTGAGCGTGCTGACATGAAG AAACTGTTTGAGGAGCAGCTTAAGAAGTATGAGCAGGTGAAAGTATACATTGATCAGAACCTGGCAGCTCAAGAGAATATCCTGAAAGCACTGACAGAAGCTAATGTACAGTATGCCACTGTGCGCAAGGGCCTGACAGAAACCGAACACAA ATGGAACAGCACTGTACAGATGCTAGTGGCCTCCTATGAGGCCTATGAAGACCTAATGAAGAAATCTCAGGAAGGCAAAGAGTTTTATGAAGATCTGGAAACAAAGTCCTCTCGCTTATTGGAGAGAGCCAAGACTGTCTGTAAGGCGCGAAAGGAGGAGAGACAAGCCATTATGGAAAG AGAGCTCAAACAAAAGGCTCCCCAAAGACCCACTGCCCCAAAGCCTCCCCAGAAGAAAGGCCAAAGTGTGGATCTTGCCAACTCTGATGACCCTGAACTGGCAGAGCTGAATGCTGCTATCCTAGCCCTTGGTGGAGATCTCCCAGAAGAGCTACGCAGCCTGCCTCCTGAACTCGCAATTCCACCATCTGGTCATCCTGCAACACTTTCCGGGGCCGCTGCTAGTTCCATTCTGCGCTGGTCTGGAGCTAGCTCAGCATTACTCTTTGCGCAACCCCGATTTCCCCCAAATTTACCACCTCCTGAAGTTCTTGCTCAAATTTCCCGTTTTCCACCACCTCATAGTTTCAGTCCCAGTCTTCCTCAGTCTCTTTTGACACAGCAACAGTTCCCACAGATGCCTAACCCTCAGGTCCTTCCACCACCATCTGTGTCGGGGTACTGCCCTCCATCTTCACAGAACCAACCTGGCCCACCAGTTACTCCAGTCCGACCTTCCACCACTACAGTGGATAGTGTACAGACACCTATTCCTAGCTACAGTCCTGCATCTGCCCAGGCAGTTATGCCTCCTCCTGGCCAACACCAACCGATGCCACCAGTGTCATCAGTGTATGCAGCTCCACCTCAAATGGCACCCCATGTCCAGTACATGCAACAACCTGGTGTTCCCATGGGTCAACCTCCACAGGCAATGCCAGCCCCTCATTCACAGCCTCAACCTCGGCAGGTATTTGCTCAACAAGGTGGTCAAAGCCAACCACAGCCGTTTTACCCATCTGTACCAAATCAACAGCAAATTCCAAGACCTTTGACTGTGCCGCAGCCTCCACAGCACACTCAGCCTCAATTCCCACCGTACATAGCCCAAATAAGACAACCAGGACCACCAAGCTTTCAGCAACCTCAAATCCAAGGACAGTTTGGAGCTCCAGCTACCCATATGCAGCCCCATCATGGATACTCCCCTGTCTCGTTTGTTCCGAAGTCCCAACCCTCTCAAGTTAACACTGTCACCCCGGGCCAGATGTCCCATCCAGGCATATCTCCACAGATGCCACCACACCCCCAACCAGTGCCTCCTGTGTCTATGGCACACTTAGCTCATGTTAATCAGCAAATGCCTCCGTCCTCCCAACCAGTGCCCTCTATGTCAATGCCACATTTAGCCCACGTTAATCAACAAATTCCCCCTTCCTCCCAGCCAGTGCCGTCTGTGTCAATGCCACACTTAGCACATGTCAAGCAACAAATTCCCCCTGCTTCCCAGACCCAAACACCTCCCGTCATCAATCAGATGCCCCATGCTTCTCACCCTCAGATACACCCGTCCTCTCATCACTTAGGCCCTGCACCCCATATGCAGATACCTCCTGCCTCAAAACAGATGCCTCCTCCCCAGCAGCCACAAATGCTTGTGCCATCTACTCACATGTCTCCTCCATCTCACCCACAAATGCCTGCAGTCTCCCAACCACTATCTCACTGTCCCCAGTCCCAGATAATCCCTTCTCATCAATCCAACCAACAGCCAGCATACCCAACAGTCCCTCCGAGGGCTACTGTTCCTGTTCAGCCTCAGGTACCCCATGGCCCACTCTCATCACATGTACAAATGCACCCCAGCACACCTTCACAGCATCAAAACCACCCTCATCCTCAAATCCTTCCCCATTCCTGTCCTCCAGCACTCCCTCACAATATCTACAAATCTCAGCAAACCATTCCCCCGAGCTCTGCACCTTTGAGTTTTCCAGGAGGTATTCCTATGGTTCCCAACCAGGCTGTGGCATCTCTGCAACCTCAATCCCAGCCATCCACTTCACAGTCTTTAGCCCCACAACAGCTACCCCCAGGAGGCCCACTATCTTATGCTGTTCCACAAGGTGGAAACATTCCTCCTGGACCAATGCAGCATCCTGTAGCTGCTGCTCCCCCAGGGCCTCAATGCATGATACCTCCATCCTCAGGAGCACCAGGGGCACCACAACCACATGTGCTACCTTCTCCTGCCCCATCACCTTCTCCCTCTCCTGGCCCTCCATCCCTTGGTATGGTTACCCAGCGACCATCTCCTGCTCTTACACCAGTTGGAGGAGCAGCATTACCGCAGTCTTCAGTTCAGGCTCCAACTCCCACTGGTCCCATACCTCCACCTGACTCCACTTTGTTTCAGCGACAGAACTCTAGTACTGATGACTTACTTTCCTCAAGCCCTGAGAGCCAGCATGGAGGCACCAAGGACACCGCCAATGTCTTACTACCCACCAAAGCTGACCCTCAGGAGGAAcatcacagaaaaaaagcaGAGGGTGTGAGACTTATTCAGGGTGACCCTTACCAAGCACCAGAGAGGGTCTCAAAACTCAGTGCACAGCTAGAACGGTTTCGATCAACAGTCCAGTCTTTAGAGCGCCCAACAGGAAAGGGAGGTCTGTCAGAACTTGATATTCAATGGAAAGAATTGCAGGAGCAACAGGAGAAGGATACTCGCCAGCTTTCTATTGCCATTGCTCGTTGCTACACAATGAAGAACCGCCATCAGGATGTGATGCCTTACGACTGCAATCGTGTTGTCTTGCATTCCGGTAAAGACGATTACATCAATGCCAGTTTCATTGAGGACCTATCTGCATACTGCCCCCGGCTCATTGCAACACAGGCTCCCCTCACTGGCACCGCAGCTGACTTCTGGCTCATGGTTTATGAGCAGAAGGTTTCTGTAATCGTCATGCTAGTGTCTGAGCAAGAACTGGAGAAG CAAAAGGTGTTGCGCTACTTTCCATCAGAGAGAGGCCAACAGCTTGCTCAGGGTCCGATCACCCTTACCCTTACCACCCAGAAGAGCACTCCTACTCATATAGAGCGGATGATAGGACTACAGTATCGGGACCAGAGTCTGAGACGCACTGTTGTACACCTCCAGTTTACTTCATGGCCTGAACT GGGCCTTCCAGAGAGTAAAAGCAATCTCATCTGTTTCATTCAAGAAGTCCATGGACATTACCTGCTTCAGCGCCCGCTACACACTCCAGTTGTAGTGCATTGCAG CTCTGGTGTTGGCCGTACTGGTGCCTTCTGTCTGCTATATGCAGCACTGCAGGAAATTGAGGCTGGCAATGGTATTCCTGACCTGATCCAGCTGGTGAGGAAAATGAGGCAGCAGAGGAAGAACATGCTCCAAGAAAAG CTTCACCTCAAATTTTGCTATGAGGCTGTTCTTAAACATACAGAGCAGGTTCTGCAACGCCACGGCATCATAACGTCCTCTTGCACCAGGACCCCCAACAACATTGCATTGAAG TCATACTCACGACAGGAATCTCAAGACATTGTCCTGGGAGGAGACATGCCTATTAGCTCCATACAGGCCACTGTAGCCAAACTAAGCATTCGACCACCCAGTATTGAACATGAACAAGAGCCCAGCCAAGACCAGATTCCCTCTGCTTCCGAAGCGGCAAGCATAGGGGAACCAGATCCTACAGATATGTCAATTCAGCCTTCTCAGGACCCTCTTTATTATGAAGCGATGCCTGATTCCATCAGTCCCCCCCTCTCTTGCACTTCTTCTCCAGGCAAGACGCAGTCACCTTCGCCTTCTAGCAGCCATGGAAATGGGTTCACTGGGTCCACTCCTGCCTCCCCCATCTCAAATCACCACCATTCCGCTGAAGCTGCGCCTTGTGCTCCCTCGCCACCCACCTCCTCATCTTTAGACCTGCTGGCTTCTCTCACACCTGAAGCCTTCACGCTGGACAGTGCCCATCGAGGAAAACAGCGATTTAGCAAACAAAGCTTCCTTCAGCCGCAGGAAGGTAAAGGCCTGCAGGGACCTCCAGAGGGCGATGATCCGCTCAGTAGTTTGGATCCTCTCTGGTCACTCAACAAAAGCTGA
- the sc:d156 gene encoding uncharacterized protein sc:d156, translating to MLQIILLLLPGVLSTGWNVNYPDPICAARGSNVTIACTFIYPPAQVQQVLWCSVGPNHGVCMNKPYVYDSEDNKNQRNFQYIGDKTSNCSLLISNINQTHSKEYKFRFITNVTGGTWTGNPGVKISVYDLRVSMTRSRENGSIIFGDSLNLTCKLNCSGNLAEVQWFKNSELVQHSDPVLTFSSITAKDSGSYSCSLRNFKTTVSEEFRIHIEDVAGSPTVLIIVVSLVSLGFIIVAVMLIRR from the exons ATGCTACAAATTATTCTACTTCTCCTGCCTG GTGTTCTCAGTACTGGGTGGAATGTGAATTATCCTGATCCAATCTGTGCTGCGAGGGGATCTAATGTCACTATTGCCTGTACATTTATATATCCACCTGCGCAAGTACAGCAAGTGCTATGGTGTTCAGTGGGACCAAACCATGGTGTCTGTATGAATAAACCATATGTTTATGACAGTGAAGACAACAAAAATCAAAGAAACTTTCAATACATTGGAGATAAAACTTCAAATTGTTCTCTTTTGATCAGtaatattaatcaaacacaTTCTAAAGAGTATAAATTCAGATTCATAACCAATGTGACAGGAGGAACATGGACAGGTAATCCTGGAGTGAAAATTTCAGTATACg ATTTAAGGGTGTCCATGACCCGGTCGAGAGAAAATGGAAGTATAATATTTGGAGACTCTTTGAATCTGACATGCAAACTCAACTGCTCTGGTAATTTAGCTGAGGTTCAGTGGTTTAAGAATAGTGAACTGGTGCAACATTCAGACCCCGTCCTCACCTTTAGCAGTATAACTGCTAAAGACTCTGGGAGTTACTCTTGTTCTTTGAGAAACTTTAAAACAACTGTATCTGAAGAATTTAGAATTCACATTGAAG ATGTCGCTGGATCCCCAACAGTTCTGATTATAGTAGTGTCTTTAGTCTCACTTGGTTTCATTATTGTAGCTGTGATGCTTATAAGAAGGTAG